The following coding sequences lie in one Populus nigra chromosome 15, ddPopNigr1.1, whole genome shotgun sequence genomic window:
- the LOC133674480 gene encoding thiamine phosphate phosphatase-like protein, with amino-acid sequence MLGIGGGVMAKVVVVFDFDKTIIDCDSDNWVVEKLDVHDLFAQLLPSLPWNRLMDKMMMELHSRGKTIQDIAECLKKLPLHPRIISAIKSAYASGCDLRIVSDSNYFFIETVLKHNGLMDCFSEINTNPSYVDAEGRLRILQYHDVNKFPSHGCTSCPPNMCKGLVMKRIQASVSAEGEKQFIYVGDGKNDFCPALTLKETDALMPRKNFPLWELICNNKMLVEANIQEWSDGEELETKLHNLTNTIFIEEKCSVRADQLVPVDCKFQTSSISAPDAANRNVLPVPQ; translated from the exons ATGCTGGGCATCGGAGGAGGTGTGATGGCAAAAGTGGTTGTGGTTTTCGACTTCGACAAGACCATTATTGACTGTGATAGTGATAATTGGGTCGTCGAAAAGCTAGATGTCCACGACTTGTTCGCTCAGCTCCTTCCTTCCTTGCCTTGGAACCGTCTCATG GATAAGATGATGATGGAGCTTCACTCCCGAGGGAAGACAATTCAGGATATTGCAGAGTGCTTGAAAAAGCTCCCATTGCATCCCAGGATTATCTCTGCAATTAAATCAGCCTATGCTTCTGG GTGTGACTTAAGGATAGTAAGCGATTCAAATTACTTCTTTATCGAGACAGTCTTGAAACATAATGGGCTGATGGATTGCTTCTCCGAGATCAACACAAACCCGAGCTATGTTGATGCAGAAGGAAGGCTTAGAATCTTACAGTACCATGATGTTAATAAGTTCCCTTCTCATGGGTGCACCAGCTGCCCTCCCAACATGTGCAAG GGTCTGGTGATGAAAAGGATCCAAGCTTCTGTTTCGGCCGAGGGAGAAAAACAGTTCATCTATGTTGGTGAtggaaaaaatgatttctgcCCAGCTTTGACTCTTAAAGAAACAGATGCGTTGATGCCAAGGAAGAACTTTCCTCTGTGGGAGCTCATTTGCAACAACAAAATGCTTGTCGAGGCAAATATTCAGGAATGGAGTGATGGGGAGGAGCTTGAGACTAAGTTGCATAATTTAACGAATACAATCTTTATTGAAGAGAAATGCAGTGTAAGAGCAGATCAATTGGTTCCAGTTGATTGCAAGTTTCAAACGAGTTCAATTTCTGCACCTGATGCTGCTAACAGAAACGTCCTTCCAGTTCCTCAGTAG
- the LOC133674479 gene encoding protein NDL2-like, translating into MGDSSDSVSIDMETPSLSGKEYVIETCYGHVSVSVHGDQDKPALVTYPDLALNHISSFQGLLFCPEACSLLLHNFCIYHISPPGHELGAATISPDDPLLSVDDLADQIAEVLNYFGLDAVMCMGVTAGAYILTLFAMKYRQRVLGLILISPLCNAPSWTEWLYNKVLSNLLYYYGMCGVVKELLLKRYFSKEALGSAQVPESDAVQACKRLLDERQGLNVWRFLEAINGRQDISNGLRKLLCCSLIFVGENSPFHFESLDMTSELDRRYSALVEVQACGSMVTEEQPHAMLIPMECFLTGYGMYRPPKLSVSPRSTLSPICISPELLSPESMGLKLKPIKTRISLEV; encoded by the exons ATGGGAGATTCAAGTGACTCAGTCTCCATTGATATGGAGACGCCTTCTCTTAGTGGAAAG GAGTATGTCATCGAAACTTGCTATGGTCATGTGTCTGTTTCTGTACATGGAGACCAAGACAAACCAGCTCTTGTTACTTATCCTGATTTAGCTCTAAATC ATATCTCGTCTTTTCAAGGATTATTATTTTGTCCTGAAGCATGCTCGTTGCTTCTTCACAACTTTTGCATATATCATATCAGTCCTCCTGGGCATGAG TTAGGAGCTGCAACAATTAGCCCCGATGACCCTTTGCTTTCTGTTGATGACTTGGCAGACCAAATTGCTGAGGTTCTTAACTATTTTGG ACTTGATGCAGTGATGTGTATGGGGGTTACAGCTGGAGCTTACATTCTTACTCTATTTGCT ATGAAATACAGGCAACGCGTCCTTGGCTTGATACTTATTTCTCCTCTATGCAATGCACCCTCTTGGACAGAATGGCTGTATAATAAG GTCTTGTCTAATTTACTATACTATTATGGAATGTGTGGAGTTGTGAAGGAATTATTGCTTAAGCGGTATTTCAGCAAG GAAGCTCTTGGTAGTGCTCAAGTACCAGAATCAGATGCAGTCCAGGCCTGCAAAAGA TTGCTGGATGAAAGGCAGGGTTTAAATGTATGGCGATTTCTTGAAGCAATAAATGG GAGACAAGACATTAGTAATGGATTGAGAAAACTACTTTGTTGCTCACTAATATTTGTTGGCGAGAACTCTCCGTTTCATTTTGAGTCTCTTGACATGACCTCAGAACTAGACAGAAGATATAGTGCCTTAGTAGAG GTTCAGGCATGTGGGTCAATGGTGACAGAGGAGCAGCCCCATGCCATGTTAATACCAATGGAGTGCTTTCTCACAGGATACGGTATGTACAGGCCGCCAAAGTTAAGTGTTAGTCCAAGAAGTACTTTGAGTCCAATTTGCATTTCCCCAGAGCTCCTCTCACCGGAAAGCATGGGCTTGAAGTTAAAACCGATAAAAACACGAATATCTCTAGAAGTCTAA